One window of Dyadobacter sandarakinus genomic DNA carries:
- a CDS encoding sugar phosphate isomerase/epimerase family protein — translation MENITLDRCCIHTITTKPWALPEAVEKYAAAGIKGVSVWTNAIEGLGPKRAGELIREAGLEIVSYVRGGFFPHSSSAGRAQAIEQNKKLLEEAAALSAPMIVLVCGASPDQSMQQSREQIREGIEAILPLAEKLNVKLAIEPLHPMYAADRSAINTLAQANDMAEHFRSTYLGVAVDVYHLWWDGDLEKEIARCGANRNLFAYHVCDWKVKTLDFLNDRGLMGEGCIDLKKIRGWVEAAGFNGFCEVEIFSDIHWAKDQNIFLKEVTDAFVKTV, via the coding sequence TTGGAAAATATAACCCTCGACCGTTGCTGCATTCACACCATCACTACTAAACCCTGGGCTTTGCCGGAGGCGGTGGAGAAGTATGCGGCGGCGGGTATCAAAGGTGTCAGCGTTTGGACAAATGCAATCGAAGGCCTTGGACCGAAGCGGGCAGGTGAGCTGATCCGGGAGGCCGGGCTGGAAATCGTGTCGTATGTACGCGGAGGCTTTTTCCCGCACAGCAGCAGCGCAGGACGCGCGCAGGCAATTGAGCAAAATAAAAAATTGCTGGAAGAAGCTGCTGCATTGAGCGCACCGATGATCGTGCTGGTATGCGGCGCCTCGCCCGATCAGTCTATGCAGCAGTCGCGTGAACAGATCAGGGAGGGCATTGAAGCCATCCTGCCCCTGGCCGAAAAGCTGAACGTGAAGCTTGCTATTGAACCTTTGCACCCGATGTACGCCGCCGATCGTTCCGCGATCAACACGCTGGCGCAGGCCAATGATATGGCCGAACATTTCAGGTCGACTTATCTGGGTGTGGCGGTGGACGTGTACCACCTCTGGTGGGACGGGGATCTGGAAAAAGAGATTGCAAGATGCGGCGCAAACCGAAATCTGTTTGCTTATCATGTATGTGACTGGAAGGTAAAAACACTTGATTTCCTGAATGACCGCGGACTGATGGGAGAAGGCTGCATTGATTTGAAAAAGATCAGGGGCTGGGTAGAAGCGGCCGGCTTCAACGGCTTTTGTGAAGTGGAGATCTTCTCGGATATCCATTGGGCCAAAGACCAGAATATTTTCCTGAAAGAAGTGACCGACGCATTTGTAAAAACTGTCTGA
- a CDS encoding glycoside hydrolase family 88 protein has translation MQIRQDLTAAALQPKIDRLWQLSAEKIDLINREYDNSKGTPVFTVNGKYTLRGWTEWTQGFQYGAEVLQYDATGDTRYLESARQKTVGLMASHVGHFGVHDHGFNNVSTYGNLLRLMNEGRIPEQEWERNFYEIALKVSGAVQARRWTPIQGGQGFIHSFNGPHSLFVDTIRSVRALMVSHLLGHSYMGENDLKTSLLERGTLHSLATARYAVYYGEGRDSYDLWGRTAHESIFNTNDGNYRCPNSQQGFSGFTTWTRGLAWAMAGFAEQLESLSAFKEEELTSLGGRAALETIYLKAARATCDFYIENTASDGIPYWDTGAPQLHKLGDYTSRTSDPYNDFEPVDSSAAAIGAQGLLRLGKYLNDKGQTDDGSRYWQAGLTALDSLFAEPYLSADPAHQGLILHSIYHRPNGWDHIPAGQKIPCGESSMWGDYHAREVALYVNRINKGLPYYSYLGSVRE, from the coding sequence ATGCAAATACGCCAGGACCTCACCGCAGCAGCGCTCCAACCCAAAATCGACCGCCTCTGGCAGTTATCAGCCGAGAAAATCGACCTGATCAACCGTGAATACGACAATTCAAAGGGAACACCCGTATTTACGGTCAATGGCAAATATACCCTTCGCGGCTGGACAGAGTGGACGCAGGGATTTCAGTACGGAGCAGAAGTACTTCAGTATGACGCTACCGGCGATACCCGGTACCTGGAAAGTGCCAGACAAAAAACGGTCGGACTGATGGCCTCCCATGTGGGGCATTTTGGTGTGCACGACCACGGGTTTAACAATGTGAGCACCTACGGAAATCTGCTCCGGCTGATGAACGAAGGCCGCATACCCGAGCAGGAATGGGAGCGCAACTTCTACGAGATTGCTCTCAAAGTTTCCGGGGCTGTGCAGGCGCGTCGCTGGACGCCCATTCAGGGCGGACAGGGATTTATCCACTCCTTCAACGGACCGCATTCCCTTTTTGTGGATACGATCCGCTCCGTGCGGGCATTGATGGTGTCGCATTTGCTCGGCCATAGTTATATGGGTGAGAATGATCTGAAAACCAGTCTGCTCGAAAGAGGTACACTGCATTCACTCGCCACGGCCAGGTATGCCGTGTACTACGGCGAGGGCCGCGACAGCTACGATCTTTGGGGCCGCACGGCACATGAAAGTATTTTTAATACCAATGACGGCAACTATCGCTGCCCTAACAGTCAGCAGGGATTCTCAGGCTTCACCACCTGGACGCGCGGCCTGGCCTGGGCGATGGCCGGTTTTGCTGAGCAGCTTGAATCACTTTCTGCATTTAAGGAGGAAGAGCTTACATCCCTGGGCGGACGTGCTGCATTGGAAACCATTTACCTGAAAGCTGCCCGCGCTACCTGCGATTTTTACATTGAAAATACCGCATCTGACGGCATCCCCTACTGGGATACCGGCGCACCTCAGCTACACAAACTGGGTGACTACACTTCCCGCACCTCGGATCCGTACAATGATTTTGAGCCAGTCGACAGTTCGGCGGCGGCGATCGGTGCGCAGGGCTTGCTTCGTTTGGGAAAATACCTGAATGACAAAGGGCAGACGGACGATGGAAGCAGATACTGGCAGGCCGGGCTTACCGCGCTTGATTCCCTGTTTGCCGAACCCTACCTGTCTGCCGACCCGGCTCACCAGGGACTGATCCTGCATTCCATTTACCACCGTCCCAATGGTTGGGACCACATTCCTGCCGGCCAAAAAATCCCTTGCGGAGAATCCAGCATGTGGGGCGACTACCACGCCCGCGAAGTAGCATTGTACGTAAACAGAATTAACAAAGGGCTGCCCTACTACTCCTACCTGGGAAGCGTGCGGGAATGA
- a CDS encoding Gfo/Idh/MocA family protein: MTTHTIGIIMNGVTGRMGTNQHLLRSIKAIIEQGGVRISADEVIMPDPILVGRNATKLQALCRLAGVEQYTTDLDAVLADPRYQIYFDAQVTGRRAAAVKKAIEAGKHIYCEKPTGTTTEEALELYELATAAGLKNGVVQDKLWLPGLRKLKRLMENDFFGKILSVRGEFGYWVFEGHSIPAQRPSWNYRKEDDGGIIVDMLCHWRYVLDNLFGQVKAVSCLGATHIPERIDENGQPYECTADDSCYATFELEGDVVAHFNSSWTVRVRRDDLLTLQVDGTKGSAVAGLRDCYIQHYGNTPKPVWNPDIPQPIPFFEGWSKVPEQEVFDNAFKVQWELFLKHVVKDTPFPWDLKAGARGVQLAEKGLESWAKRAWVDIEAL; this comes from the coding sequence ATGACGACACATACCATTGGTATTATCATGAACGGCGTCACTGGCCGTATGGGGACCAACCAGCATTTACTGCGCTCCATTAAAGCGATCATTGAGCAGGGCGGCGTACGAATCTCGGCCGACGAGGTGATCATGCCCGACCCGATCCTGGTAGGTCGCAATGCAACCAAGCTGCAGGCACTTTGCAGGCTGGCCGGCGTAGAGCAATATACAACTGATCTGGACGCAGTACTCGCCGACCCCCGGTACCAGATTTACTTTGATGCACAGGTTACCGGCCGGCGTGCAGCGGCGGTAAAAAAAGCCATTGAAGCCGGCAAACACATTTATTGCGAAAAACCCACAGGTACTACCACTGAAGAAGCACTCGAACTGTACGAACTTGCTACGGCGGCCGGCCTTAAAAACGGGGTAGTTCAGGATAAACTCTGGCTGCCGGGATTACGCAAGCTGAAAAGACTGATGGAAAATGATTTTTTCGGAAAGATCCTTTCAGTTCGCGGAGAGTTTGGCTACTGGGTATTTGAGGGACATAGCATTCCGGCTCAGCGGCCTTCGTGGAACTACCGCAAGGAAGATGACGGCGGTATTATCGTGGATATGCTCTGTCACTGGCGTTATGTACTCGACAATCTTTTTGGTCAGGTAAAAGCAGTATCATGCCTCGGCGCTACCCACATTCCCGAGCGTATTGATGAAAATGGCCAGCCATATGAATGTACTGCGGACGACTCATGCTATGCCACATTCGAGCTGGAAGGGGATGTAGTAGCACACTTCAACTCGTCATGGACGGTACGCGTACGCCGGGACGACCTACTCACTTTACAGGTAGACGGCACCAAAGGCTCAGCTGTGGCAGGACTTCGTGATTGCTATATTCAACACTACGGCAATACGCCGAAGCCCGTCTGGAACCCCGACATTCCCCAGCCTATCCCATTTTTCGAAGGCTGGTCCAAAGTACCTGAGCAGGAAGTATTTGATAATGCATTCAAGGTACAATGGGAGCTTTTTCTCAAACATGTGGTCAAGGACACACCATTTCCGTGGGACCTGAAAGCGGGTGCAAGAGGTGTGCAGCTGGCCGAAAAAGGGCTGGAAAGCTGGGCTAAACGTGCCTGGGTAGACATTGAGGCACTATGA
- a CDS encoding ABC transporter ATP-binding protein — protein MNQETKSGQIFDLPTLRRLYAFVRPYQKQFYLLIFIIMLNAVLAPLTPLLIKYTIDTPIANGDYGQLTVMLIIMIVVTILQGIAQFWNTYMSGWLGQYIIRDIRVQLYQRLISLRLKFFDNTPIGRLVTRVISDVETLSNVFSDGMAAIAGDILQLVLIIAVMFYTDWKLSLISLSMIPLMLICTYIFKEKIKDSFNEVRAAVSNLNSFVQEHITGMSIVQIFSSEDIEYKKFREINKVHRDANIRSILYYSVYYPVADVIAAAGTGLVVWYGSKQILNAEITFGTVTAFVMFINLFFRPIRQLADRFNTLQMGIVSTDRILKVLDSDEYTSNEGTFAPDHLKGKVEFKNVWFAYNEEEYVLRDISFHANEGETIALVGATGAGKSSIINLLTRFYDINKGNIYVDDVEVHNYELNALRRHIGIVLQDVFLFSDTIENNIRLGDTSITHEKIVEAAQLVGVHDFIEKLPGGYSYNVMERGSTLSVGQRQLISFVRAMVHEPKIIVLDEATSSVDSETEELIQKAIEKLMKGRTAIVIAHRLSTIQEANKIIVVDKGRIMEEGTHEQLLEKEGFYANLYRMQYKEVLKIG, from the coding sequence GTGAATCAGGAAACCAAGAGCGGCCAGATATTCGACCTGCCTACCCTTCGGCGTTTATATGCGTTTGTTCGTCCCTACCAGAAGCAGTTTTACCTGCTGATATTTATCATTATGCTGAATGCCGTACTGGCGCCGCTCACACCGCTGCTGATCAAGTACACCATTGACACGCCCATCGCAAACGGGGACTACGGCCAGCTTACGGTGATGCTGATTATCATGATCGTGGTGACCATTCTGCAGGGGATTGCCCAGTTCTGGAATACGTACATGTCGGGCTGGCTGGGACAGTACATCATCCGCGACATTCGTGTGCAGCTGTATCAGAGACTGATCAGCTTGCGCCTGAAATTTTTTGATAATACCCCCATCGGCCGGCTGGTTACCAGGGTTATTTCGGATGTAGAGACACTTTCCAATGTTTTCAGTGATGGTATGGCGGCGATTGCGGGAGATATTCTGCAGTTGGTACTCATTATTGCCGTCATGTTTTATACAGACTGGAAATTGTCGCTCATCAGTCTTTCCATGATCCCGCTGATGCTGATCTGTACCTACATTTTCAAGGAAAAGATCAAAGATTCCTTTAACGAAGTACGCGCGGCAGTATCTAATCTGAACTCCTTTGTGCAGGAACATATCACCGGGATGAGCATTGTGCAGATTTTCAGCAGTGAGGATATTGAGTATAAAAAATTCAGGGAGATCAATAAGGTACACCGTGATGCCAACATCCGGTCGATCCTGTATTACTCGGTCTATTATCCGGTGGCTGATGTGATTGCTGCCGCTGGTACGGGGCTGGTGGTATGGTACGGGTCCAAACAAATCCTGAATGCTGAAATTACATTTGGTACCGTCACCGCTTTTGTGATGTTTATCAACTTGTTTTTCAGACCGATACGTCAGCTGGCCGACCGGTTCAACACCCTTCAGATGGGCATTGTAAGTACCGACAGGATCCTGAAAGTGCTGGATAGTGACGAGTATACTTCCAATGAAGGCACTTTCGCACCTGATCATCTCAAAGGAAAGGTTGAGTTTAAAAACGTGTGGTTCGCCTACAATGAGGAGGAATATGTGCTGCGTGACATTTCTTTTCACGCCAATGAAGGGGAAACTATTGCGCTGGTAGGCGCTACCGGCGCAGGCAAGTCGTCCATCATCAATCTGCTGACGCGTTTTTACGATATCAATAAGGGGAATATTTATGTGGATGATGTGGAAGTGCACAACTATGAGCTCAATGCACTCCGCAGGCATATCGGCATTGTTTTGCAGGATGTTTTCCTGTTTTCCGATACTATTGAAAATAACATCCGGCTGGGTGACACCAGTATTACGCACGAGAAAATCGTGGAAGCTGCGCAGCTGGTAGGCGTGCATGATTTTATTGAAAAACTGCCCGGCGGGTACAGCTATAATGTGATGGAGCGGGGTTCAACCCTTTCGGTGGGTCAGCGGCAGCTTATTTCATTTGTGCGCGCCATGGTGCACGAACCCAAGATCATCGTACTCGACGAAGCTACCTCGTCTGTGGACAGTGAGACGGAGGAGCTGATCCAGAAAGCCATAGAAAAGCTGATGAAAGGCCGTACGGCTATCGTGATTGCGCACAGGTTGTCCACTATTCAGGAAGCCAACAAGATCATTGTAGTAGACAAGGGCCGGATCATGGAAGAAGGTACGCATGAGCAGCTGCTTGAAAAGGAGGGTTTTTACGCCAACCTGTACCGGATGCAGTACAAGGAGGTCCTGAAAATAGGATAG
- a CDS encoding helix-turn-helix domain-containing protein, with product MTDEIPVHTLPKATGKVPALNIYRFKNSIGVQREFPVSLPITPLPTDTPHRHTYYEILFIEEGSGFHEIDLHSYPIQGAGMHFLTPGQVHLLTFSASFRGYIIAFSEDFYTFYNPESPALSQLPFFQPVRRQPVVLLSENEKLYFHNLVANMVSDHLQEPADPGMSGRYLGLLLQKCTHLAKQQNQVPNAAPHALPELVGRFQELVEKNFLRMHEVQQYAILLDVSPDYLSKIIRRHLGISSQEYILEKLLLEAKRLLVFTTLSSKEIAYHIQLDDPSYFGRIFKKKTGLTPSEYRDHVRKSAI from the coding sequence ATGACCGATGAAATTCCTGTACATACCCTGCCCAAAGCGACTGGAAAAGTACCGGCGCTGAATATTTACCGCTTCAAAAACAGCATTGGCGTGCAAAGGGAATTCCCTGTTTCCCTGCCCATTACGCCCCTGCCTACCGACACGCCCCACCGGCATACCTATTATGAAATCCTGTTCATTGAAGAAGGCAGCGGCTTTCATGAGATTGACTTGCATTCCTACCCCATACAAGGTGCAGGCATGCATTTTCTGACGCCCGGCCAGGTGCACTTACTGACATTTTCAGCTTCGTTCCGGGGCTACATCATTGCCTTTTCCGAGGATTTTTACACGTTTTACAATCCGGAAAGTCCGGCTTTGTCCCAGCTTCCGTTTTTTCAGCCGGTACGGCGACAGCCTGTCGTGCTGCTTTCCGAGAACGAAAAGCTGTATTTTCATAATCTGGTTGCCAATATGGTGTCCGATCATCTTCAGGAACCTGCCGACCCGGGTATGAGCGGGAGGTATCTGGGATTGCTTTTACAAAAATGCACACACCTGGCAAAGCAGCAGAACCAGGTGCCCAATGCCGCCCCACACGCATTGCCGGAGCTGGTCGGAAGATTTCAGGAGCTGGTAGAAAAAAACTTTCTCCGCATGCATGAAGTGCAGCAGTATGCCATTCTGCTCGACGTTTCACCGGACTATCTCAGTAAAATCATCCGGCGGCACCTGGGCATTTCATCCCAGGAGTATATTCTGGAAAAACTATTGCTGGAAGCCAAGCGGCTGCTCGTTTTTACAACCCTCAGCAGTAAGGAAATCGCCTATCACATTCAACTGGACGACCCTTCGTATTTTGGCCGCATCTTCAAAAAGAAAACCGGCCTTACGCCCAGTGAGTACCGCGACCATGTTCGGAAAAGTGCCATTTAA